The Lolium perenne isolate Kyuss_39 chromosome 6, Kyuss_2.0, whole genome shotgun sequence genome segment CTAAACTAAGTAGCCTCCACCGGTCATGAAGCAGCCTAACACGACTTCAGGAAGATGGAACAAAATCCTCCCATCTAGCCCCAGTCGCGACGGTTCGATGGATCTCACCGGATTTGGTCGGTGTTTCTTCTAATCTACGCTTCTCTTCATCGACGATGGTAACTACTCATGTGCGTTAGTCCATTGAGGCCTTAGCACGATGACTTTCCGTCTTTCTATTACAACAAGCCTTCTACTACCACAAGTTTTGCCTAGCTCCAGTGAGAAAGAGGTGAGGACGGCGGCGCGCCTTCGGATCTTTCCGAGTTCTTGTAGTCATCTTTAGATGGTCGAGGGACTTGTTTATAATTTTTATTACTCCTAGGATTCATTGTACCGTTGTTAAGGATAATATATAGATTGGTGGACTTTctacaaaataaataaataatgaaCTACACACAACTAAATGTGAGTTAACCAGTAGAAGCTCTCCTGCATGGTGCGGAAAATACTAATCAGTAAAGCACCATCAACGTACGCAAGGGTATTCACTAGTTAAGGCAAAGCAACTTTGATTAAATTAAGCAAGCAATAACGAAGACCCGGACACGTCATGGGTCTCATCCGTTACACTTGCTGATTAGAACATCTCACTCGCTCACTCACTTTCACGAGGATCTTAATTAGGAGAAGctgacaaagaagaaaatgatgcAGAAAAATCGTCTCCCTGGTGGCATGATCGATCGATCGTCGAAGATGCACAACCAGGAAAAGTAGCTAGACGTGTGTAGTATTAGTACGTAGCTGCTCATTCGGCCATCGATTGACTAGTAATGTCCATTGGCGGGCGGCGTCTCGACGTCGAAGACGTGGCCGCCGTTGGCGTTGCCATTGCTGAGCTCGTGCTTGCCGCTGCCGTGGCCGTTGGTCGCCGAGGTCAGCGGAAGGTCGCCGGCTCCTTTGCTGCCGCCGGAGGCTTGGCTGACGTCGTCCTTGCTCTTGCCCCAGATGAGAAAGTAGAGCCCTACCACGATGATCGCCGCACCAATCACACTGAAAGAACAGAAGGAAATGGTTCATATACTCATATTTATCCTCGTTGATCTGAATATGTGCATATACATGATGAAATTGTACTtgtatacatatatatagtgtagGTAATTCTGTATACCTTCCACGAGTGATCTCCTCCTTGAGAATGATGGAGcccatgacggcggtgatgatcatGCACAGCGGGTTGAAGGCCGTCACGAACACCGGGCCCCTCTGCCTGGACACGATGCCCTGCACATAGTACGCCACTCCGGAGCACACGATACCCTGCAAGTCGCTCGTGCCTGTCAGCCAGACAGCCACTGACAATTAAAAGAgccagcactctagctatgaccaCGGGACTCACGGCGTAGACGACGGTGAAGAGGCGGGTGTCGAAGCCGATGACCCAGGCGTGCGTGTTCCGGCGCTCGGCGACGAGCGCGACGGAGCCGCTCATCAGCGAGCCCACGCCGCAGATGAGCACGGTGAGGGACAGCTCGGCCGGGTACTCCCTAAGCGTGCTGGACTGGAGCACGAAGAAGCAGGCCCAGGCGAGGCAGGCGATCATGACCATGATGGTTCCCTTGAGCCACCCCGCGCCGCCCTGGCCGTCGCTGCCGCCGGTGACGTGGTGCTGGCCCTTGGTCCACGGGAACTGCACGGCGGGGC includes the following:
- the LOC127305956 gene encoding WAT1-related protein At1g44800, translating into MGMGWKVLSNAKPYLAMVLLQVGFAGMYIVAVSSLKGGMSHFVLVVYRNIVATIVMAPFALYFERGLRPKMTIRIFIKIMGLAFLEPVLDQNLYFTGAQLTSAGFASALINILPAVTFVLALILRMEKVRMRSLHSQSKIAGTVLTVAGAVLMVLYHGPAVQFPWTKGQHHVTGGSDGQGGAGWLKGTIMVMIACLAWACFFVLQSSTLREYPAELSLTVLICGVGSLMSGSVALVAERRNTHAWVIGFDTRLFTVVYAGIVCSGVAYYVQGIVSRQRGPVFVTAFNPLCMIITAVMGSIILKEEITRGSVIGAAIIVVGLYFLIWGKSKDDVSQASGGSKGAGDLPLTSATNGHGSGKHELSNGNANGGHVFDVETPPANGHY